The Thermodesulfovibrio thiophilus DSM 17215 genome contains a region encoding:
- the gmk gene encoding guanylate kinase, with amino-acid sequence MDLYKKGIIFVISAPSGTGKTTLCEKLLKLLPDLKLSISHTTRKPRNGERNGINYYFIDKETFKKMIDTDEFVEWAEVYGNFYGTSKKAINSLISNGYDILLDIDTKGAKNIKKLYPDSVLIFILPPSLDELERRLINRNEDNNVIKLRLSKASQEISQYKFYDYVVINDNIEQASSNLLCIIHAERLKTKRIDNSKIDEIFKK; translated from the coding sequence CTTTATAAAAAAGGAATTATTTTTGTTATATCTGCTCCCTCTGGGACAGGTAAGACAACGTTATGCGAAAAATTATTGAAACTACTACCGGATTTAAAATTGAGTATTTCTCATACAACAAGAAAACCACGAAATGGAGAGAGAAATGGAATTAATTATTACTTTATAGATAAAGAGACTTTTAAAAAAATGATAGATACTGATGAATTTGTTGAATGGGCAGAGGTATATGGAAATTTTTATGGAACTTCAAAAAAAGCTATAAATAGTTTAATCAGTAATGGATATGATATATTGCTTGATATTGATACAAAGGGTGCAAAGAATATAAAAAAACTCTATCCAGATAGTGTTTTAATTTTTATTCTGCCTCCTTCTCTGGATGAGCTTGAAAGGAGACTTATTAACAGGAATGAGGATAACAATGTCATAAAACTTAGATTAAGTAAAGCATCTCAGGAGATTTCGCAATATAAATTTTATGATTATGTTGTGATAAATGATAATATTGAGCAGGCATCAAGCAATTTGCTCTGTATCATACATGCTGAAAGGTTGAAAACAAAAAGAATAGACAACTCTAAAATAGATGAAATTTTTAAAAAATGA
- a CDS encoding DNA-directed RNA polymerase subunit omega gives MNKKEESLDIISLPVELDKTKIDSKYRLALIAAQRAAELSLGAPSKLDRKAKKVTTTAILEVLSNKIEYITGEEAQRIKEKISQIDVKKLLEDKRKAIPDLSELEKDLKVYLHGKESAEKMLEDLFTDNTEKPVSEQEE, from the coding sequence ATGAACAAAAAAGAAGAAAGTCTGGATATTATTTCTTTACCAGTAGAGCTGGATAAAACAAAGATTGATAGCAAATATCGTCTGGCGCTTATTGCAGCTCAAAGAGCAGCTGAACTTTCTTTGGGTGCACCATCAAAGCTCGACAGAAAAGCAAAAAAAGTTACAACCACCGCGATTCTTGAGGTTTTATCAAACAAGATAGAATATATAACTGGGGAAGAGGCTCAAAGAATTAAGGAAAAGATCAGCCAGATTGATGTCAAAAAACTTCTTGAAGATAAAAGAAAAGCAATTCCTGATCTTTCAGAACTCGAAAAAGACCTTAAAGTATATCTTCATGGAAAAGAGTCTGCTGAAAAAATGCTTGAAGACCTATTTACAGACAATACAGAAAAGCCTGTTAGTGAGCAGGAAGAATAA
- the coaBC gene encoding bifunctional phosphopantothenoylcysteine decarboxylase/phosphopantothenate--cysteine ligase CoaBC, with amino-acid sequence MNSLLKNKKVILGITGSIAAYKIYELIKLLKDAGAEIYPVMTKNASYFVTPLSIEIISGNRVLMNMFEEPLSHIELAKSCDIFTVVPATANLINKYASGIADDLLTTTLIAFRGPVIIAPAMNWRMYESPQVQKSIEYLNSLGVKFMGPERGLLACGEEGLGRLVSINKIFEAIISSLTEKDLKEEHVLITAGPTRQYLDPIRYITNKSSGKMGYALAKIAKRRGAKVTLISGPSNLQPPEVDSFIPIQTTQEMLEAVMKHINRASILLMAAAPLDFEPEITYATKIDKHSIKSIPLKLCPDILKKVSMLKERPFTVGFAAEAGLNVDRAKLKFQDKRLDMIVLNDIMQQDRGMESDANEVMLIYKKRNNFFEEQTSLLSKDEIASIILSKILELKLAK; translated from the coding sequence GTGAATAGTCTGTTAAAAAATAAAAAAGTTATACTGGGTATAACAGGAAGCATAGCAGCATACAAAATATATGAACTTATTAAGCTTTTAAAAGATGCTGGTGCTGAAATTTATCCTGTTATGACTAAAAATGCATCTTATTTTGTAACTCCATTAAGCATTGAGATTATCAGTGGCAACAGGGTATTAATGAATATGTTTGAAGAACCACTTTCTCATATCGAGCTTGCAAAAAGCTGCGATATTTTTACAGTTGTACCGGCAACAGCCAATCTGATTAATAAGTATGCCTCTGGTATTGCCGATGACCTTCTTACGACAACGCTGATTGCCTTCAGGGGCCCGGTCATTATTGCTCCTGCAATGAACTGGAGAATGTACGAGTCACCTCAGGTACAGAAAAGTATTGAATATTTAAACAGTCTTGGGGTGAAATTCATGGGACCTGAAAGAGGATTGCTTGCCTGTGGAGAGGAAGGTCTTGGCAGGCTTGTTTCAATAAATAAAATTTTTGAGGCAATCATTTCTTCATTAACTGAAAAAGATTTAAAAGAAGAACATGTTCTTATTACAGCAGGACCTACAAGACAGTATCTTGATCCTATCAGATACATAACAAATAAATCATCGGGTAAAATGGGTTATGCTCTGGCAAAAATTGCTAAAAGAAGAGGTGCAAAGGTAACTCTCATCAGTGGACCATCAAATCTGCAGCCACCTGAAGTAGATAGTTTTATTCCAATACAGACAACTCAAGAAATGCTGGAAGCTGTTATGAAACACATAAACCGAGCAAGCATACTTTTGATGGCAGCTGCTCCTCTTGATTTTGAACCTGAGATAACCTATGCAACTAAAATAGACAAACACTCAATAAAGTCAATTCCACTTAAGCTATGTCCCGATATACTGAAAAAGGTTTCAATGCTGAAGGAAAGGCCATTTACTGTGGGCTTTGCTGCTGAGGCTGGACTTAATGTAGACAGGGCTAAGTTAAAATTTCAAGATAAAAGGCTTGATATGATTGTTTTGAATGATATTATGCAACAAGACCGAGGTATGGAGTCTGATGCCAATGAAGTAATGCTAATTTATAAAAAAAGAAATAACTTTTTTGAAGAACAAACATCTCTCCTATCCAAAGATGAAATTGCCAGCATAATTTTGTCTAAAATTCTGGAGTTAAAACTTGCCAAATAA
- a CDS encoding aminopeptidase P family protein — MPNKYENRVKKVFDRIVASSDAFLITNLKNIRYLTGFRGSFAIALLTGQGCYLFVDFRYLKQAQKEAAGEILLFKKSWIDTLMSVIKEKNIQRLSFEDTCSYEIFSMLERQKIELIPQKLQVETVRAVKDQEEIDSIKKAVDIAERAFLNIKHCIKANVSERAIAVALENELRLLGSESIPFPVIVASGKNSSMPHWNASDRVLKNGDFVIIDWGAGYDGYFSDMTRTFIIGEATEVQKNIYEIVKKANISAIQCCSAGVEAKTIDESARRLIEDAGYGENFGHATGHGVGLDVHELPKISSESEVKIDNGMVFTVEPGVYIEESGGVRIEDMVVIKENRVKILTDLPKDFEIL, encoded by the coding sequence TTGCCAAATAAATATGAAAACAGGGTTAAGAAAGTTTTTGATAGAATTGTTGCATCATCAGATGCCTTTTTAATAACGAATCTTAAAAATATCAGATATCTTACAGGCTTTAGAGGTAGTTTTGCCATTGCTTTATTAACTGGACAGGGTTGCTATCTATTTGTTGATTTTCGTTATCTTAAGCAGGCTCAGAAAGAGGCAGCGGGAGAAATACTGTTGTTCAAAAAATCATGGATAGATACCCTGATGAGTGTTATAAAAGAGAAAAATATACAGAGGCTTTCCTTTGAGGATACATGCAGTTATGAAATTTTCTCTATGCTTGAGCGTCAGAAAATTGAGCTGATTCCTCAAAAATTACAGGTTGAGACAGTTAGAGCAGTTAAAGACCAAGAGGAGATAGACAGTATCAAGAAAGCTGTGGATATTGCTGAGAGAGCTTTTTTAAACATTAAACATTGCATAAAAGCTAATGTTTCAGAAAGAGCCATAGCAGTAGCTCTTGAAAATGAGTTGAGACTGCTTGGCTCTGAATCCATACCTTTTCCAGTAATTGTTGCCTCAGGCAAAAATTCTTCCATGCCTCACTGGAACGCATCAGATAGGGTGCTTAAAAATGGAGATTTTGTTATAATTGATTGGGGTGCGGGTTACGATGGATATTTTTCGGATATGACGAGAACATTTATTATTGGAGAGGCAACCGAGGTGCAAAAAAATATTTATGAAATTGTAAAAAAGGCAAATATTTCTGCAATACAATGCTGCAGTGCAGGTGTGGAGGCTAAAACTATTGATGAATCAGCAAGAAGACTGATAGAGGATGCAGGCTATGGGGAAAATTTTGGACATGCTACCGGACATGGTGTGGGGCTTGATGTTCATGAACTGCCAAAGATAAGTAGCGAATCTGAAGTTAAAATTGACAATGGAATGGTTTTTACTGTAGAGCCAGGAGTTTATATCGAAGAGTCTGGTGGAGTGCGAATTGAAGATATGGTTGTTATAAAGGAAAACAGAGTGAAGATATTAACAGATCTTCCAAAAGATTTTGAGATTTTATAA